In Amblyraja radiata isolate CabotCenter1 chromosome 39, sAmbRad1.1.pri, whole genome shotgun sequence, the following proteins share a genomic window:
- the LOC116967226 gene encoding WW domain-binding protein 1-like isoform X1, whose product MEKMIVGFLLFISPAFPVGPSRMELQAEAKELCFAVNNEPYWCETGYCCGETECCTYYYELWWFWLVWTIIIMLSCCCAYRHRRVKLRLQQEQRQREISLMAYQGASTYTTQPLDLRFWANCKLPDYEEVAGHPPTPPPPYTELQQQNAQTSSQENAVVESLPVLPESAAPVQEDEPTMQEVESSSSACQQEEEHDASDDSSSSERENGDIIQNEESADFKTLEMDSHLCDEGEMKEDNSSRQRRITGDSGIEVCVCQMDEDPYHEEVGLMDGGAQGCCEPQSSCNSQVFKQAQNMQPKQCSTKEPEEKNSDIA is encoded by the exons ATGGAGAAGATGATAGTCGGCTTCCTCCTCTTCATCTCCCCGGCTTTTCCAGTCGGCCCATCGCGGATGGAGCTGCAGGCTGAG GCCAAAGAGCTCTGCTTCGCAGTGAACAACGAGCCTTACTGGTGTGAAACGGGGTACTGCTGTGGCGAGACAGAATGTTGCACCTACTACTACGAACTGTGGT GGTTCTGGTTGGTCTGGACTATAATCATCATGCTTAGCTGTTGCTGTGCTTATCGCCACCGGCGGGTTAAACTCCGACTACAACAGGAGCAGCGACAGAGGGAGATCAGTTTGATGGCCTACCAGGGTGCCAGCACATACACAACACAACCACTGGATTTAA GGTTCTGGGCAAACTGTAAGCTTCCAGACTACGAAGAGGTGGCAGGCCACCctccaacaccccctcccccctacactGAATTACAACAGCAAAACGCACAAACCTCGAGCCAAGAAAATGCAGTTGTGGAGAGTCTGCCTGTGCTGCCGGAGTCTGCAGCACCAGTGCAAGAGGATGAACCAACAATGCAGGAAGTGGAGTCCAGCTCATCTGCTTGCCAACAGGAAGAGGAGCATGATGCTTCTGACGACAGCTCTTCCAGTGAGCGGGAAAACGGGGATATCATTCAAAATGAGGAATCTGCTGATTTTAAGACCTTGGAGATGGATTCCCATTTGTGTGATGAAGGGGAAATGAAAGAAGATAACTCCTCGCGGCAGAGACGGATCACTGGAGACTCTGGCATCGAGGTGTGTGTCTGCCAAATGGACGAGGACCCTTACCATGAGGAAGTGGGGCTGATGGATGGTGGTGCCCAAGGGTGTTGTGAACCCCAGTCATCCTGCAACTCGCAAGTCTTCAAACAGGCTCAAAACATGCAGCCGAAACAATGTTCTACAaaagaaccagaggaaaagaACAGTGATATAGCGTAA
- the LOC116967226 gene encoding WW domain-binding protein 1-like isoform X2: MSAKELCFAVNNEPYWCETGYCCGETECCTYYYELWWFWLVWTIIIMLSCCCAYRHRRVKLRLQQEQRQREISLMAYQGASTYTTQPLDLRFWANCKLPDYEEVAGHPPTPPPPYTELQQQNAQTSSQENAVVESLPVLPESAAPVQEDEPTMQEVESSSSACQQEEEHDASDDSSSSERENGDIIQNEESADFKTLEMDSHLCDEGEMKEDNSSRQRRITGDSGIEVCVCQMDEDPYHEEVGLMDGGAQGCCEPQSSCNSQVFKQAQNMQPKQCSTKEPEEKNSDIA; encoded by the exons atgagt GCCAAAGAGCTCTGCTTCGCAGTGAACAACGAGCCTTACTGGTGTGAAACGGGGTACTGCTGTGGCGAGACAGAATGTTGCACCTACTACTACGAACTGTGGT GGTTCTGGTTGGTCTGGACTATAATCATCATGCTTAGCTGTTGCTGTGCTTATCGCCACCGGCGGGTTAAACTCCGACTACAACAGGAGCAGCGACAGAGGGAGATCAGTTTGATGGCCTACCAGGGTGCCAGCACATACACAACACAACCACTGGATTTAA GGTTCTGGGCAAACTGTAAGCTTCCAGACTACGAAGAGGTGGCAGGCCACCctccaacaccccctcccccctacactGAATTACAACAGCAAAACGCACAAACCTCGAGCCAAGAAAATGCAGTTGTGGAGAGTCTGCCTGTGCTGCCGGAGTCTGCAGCACCAGTGCAAGAGGATGAACCAACAATGCAGGAAGTGGAGTCCAGCTCATCTGCTTGCCAACAGGAAGAGGAGCATGATGCTTCTGACGACAGCTCTTCCAGTGAGCGGGAAAACGGGGATATCATTCAAAATGAGGAATCTGCTGATTTTAAGACCTTGGAGATGGATTCCCATTTGTGTGATGAAGGGGAAATGAAAGAAGATAACTCCTCGCGGCAGAGACGGATCACTGGAGACTCTGGCATCGAGGTGTGTGTCTGCCAAATGGACGAGGACCCTTACCATGAGGAAGTGGGGCTGATGGATGGTGGTGCCCAAGGGTGTTGTGAACCCCAGTCATCCTGCAACTCGCAAGTCTTCAAACAGGCTCAAAACATGCAGCCGAAACAATGTTCTACAaaagaaccagaggaaaagaACAGTGATATAGCGTAA